The DNA region TTGAATGTCAGGAATATACTAGGCAGCATATACAAGTGCAAGCACAAATAGAAACACAAACAAAGACTCAGATTTAAATCTGGACAGACTCTCCCAATACCAGAATTTGCATGTCACATTTGAGAACCTATATTTCCTAAACAAATCATTACAATATGATCTTAATAGGGAACAGGCAAAGCACATCAATATAAAAAGCTAAAGTTCACATCTATTCAACTTTTTCATCAGATATCATGCATGCATTAAAGAAATTCCAAAGCTCTGAGTATAGACTCCAGAAATTTTCCACAATCTGATAAGATACATTAGTCTTTTTTCTAAAAacaataaaggaaaagaaatgccTAAGCAAGTAGTGGACAACAACAAACAACAGCAGAATTACCTTCGAATCAAACTCTTGAACttctttaaccaaattaaaacatgaaacccAGCAAACAGGAAGTAGATCAGAAAAATCTTTCTCTGAAAAGCTTGCATCTTCAACATGTAAACACAAAGATCTGCAGGCAGCCAGCTAAAACAACATTCAACACAGTGAGTGAAGTACAATAACCTTCATAAATAGATTATTATTAAGAGGCAGAGAGAGCAGGGACACATGATGAAAAAGGAAAAGCAAACTTCTAGAACATACCCTCACAGATAGATCTTTGTCCTGTAACAACCGTATCAAGGCACAGTATACAGGCCTCTTTGTGTCATTCTTAATCTGCATGGATGCAAACATCACAAAAGAATCATTATGAGTAATTTCCTGCAGCAACCAAAGTAGAAATTGAAGAGGAATAACAAATAATGCACAGTATTATATTGACATTACGAGTTCCAGACTCAAAATGCATCATTCTTCTACTATGAAGACATAAACCAGATTAAGTTCATGTAAAATCACTTATTCAATGCACACCAAATCAGTAGTGGCACTTATCCAAACTCTGGCTTTGATTTATGTACTCTATTTCTAGTGTTGCAGCAAATGGAACAGGTTCAAGTGCGAAGGGTTTTAGAGTTATGGTTTGCTCTGAATCACTAGCTTGTTCTGTGAGGGGAACAGACTTCAGGGCTCAATTAGAAATCTACCACGTCAGATATTAAAAGGTTTAGCAACCATCATATTGTGAGAGCTAAAGATTCAATGATAATTGTACAAGCTTCTGACCTGAAAACTATTGGTCATACGCTATACTGATGAAAGCCACAACATGCTGCTGTGGCATGCatgcatacaaacatacatacagatcatAGAAAGAACGTTTGGACAAGATATAGataagatgtttagaaatataaTTATGTTACCTCAGAAACCCATTGTCCCAATATTAGTGCAACTTTCCGGTGGATGATGCGCATAGTTGGATGATCATTAGAAAGTTCAAGGGATAAAGCACCATCAAACCTGCAATCCAGGATTGTTTGAGAAAAAGTACTTCCTACCGAAACTAAGAAGATCATACCAGTTTATTTATTCACAATGCAATAAATGCAAttctttaaaaactaaaaaactgAACCAAGGGATAAATTTTAAGAAGGAAGCAACTAAATGATGTTTATTGAGCcccaaaataaaaactaaatattgTTTCCTACTTTTCTTGGATTATCATTATctggtaaaaataataaaatacaaacaaTGCCCCATcccaaaagaagataaaaaaaacaaCCCCAAACAACCAAGGGTTAGAGCAAGTATATCCACAGCAAAATTATCAAGTGACTAGACACCAAATATAGCATACTGGAGAATGGGCATACCAATCTTTGAAGCTCAGGTAATTTGAGAGCTCATAATATACATAAGCAGCTGCGCCGTAGGCAGCATCTTTAAGAAGTAACCCTGGAGTAATTTCAGTCACCGAAGTTGGGCAACCATTCATTGCCTCTTGAAGGATAGACACCACAATAGGAGCTAGGAGCTAAATATAACAAGCTGATTAGAATAAGCGTTCATGCATCTATACAAAACAACGGCCAACCAAAAGACAACAGAAAGGATAGTAACATAATAACAAACTAAATGATATGTACTAAATTACCACCTACTTGACTGTGATTTTCAAACAACACAATATATAAAGCCTCCGCACAAGGCCTCAGTTTCTCTGTCCACTGAACCATATCTTGCTCATGGTGAAAAGCCTCAGAGTTCTCATACCATTCCTCTAAATCACTTGAGTTCAGAACAAAATACCTGTTAATACATTAAGCAGAACAGGTGTAAAAACATGCAAACAAAaggtaattaaaaaatattaattttaaccaTGGTTTTCTGAATAGTTTTCTCTTTCCTCCCCACAAGTGTGGTTCAGAAGGGGGATGGAAAAGGAAACATCATACTGTGCAACAGCCAAAAAAAACTGATAAAGGTAATTACCTCCTTATTAATACGTTGCATAAAAGTACTATCCGTTCCTTAGGCAGAAGGGAAGTCAAAACACCGGCAACAGCATTAGAATTGTTTTTCTTCATCTGCTCTAGCGTAACAGAGTTCTCATCCATAACCCGTCCAGTAAGACTTGGTTTATATTCTTTACATTCCAATACACTTTTTACCATTACCATACACTTAATCACAAATTGTGCAAATGATAATACATCTGGCTCAGGATCTGTAATCTTATTTAAACAGAAATTGAGGACAGGTTGAAGAACACATGTATCACCAAATGAATAAGGATGCCTTTGTTGTATTGCAACTAAAACCTTCATCAATTTAGTACATGCCTTCTTTATAAAGTCCCAAAATTTAGGATGTCTGCTCTGAAAAGATGTATCTGTAACATAAGGTAACACATACAAACAAATTAATCATGCAAAATCTTTTAACAAGTATATGATATAGCTTCAGCTTTAAAGCGTGGGACCATAGGTTGCTTCTTTTTTTCCCCTAGCCAATACAAAGATCACAATTTATGAATAAAGAAAGATGgttttgaatagaaaaaaaagaacagaaattAAAATACACCAAAGAACTTGAAGTAGTTTTATATGCAAAAAAATTGCATGCGTCACACCCTCAAATCATAAAAGGGCAAGGGTCTTGGATAAAAGAAAGCAGGGGAGGCTTTAAATAATGAGTATGTTACTTGTAATGATTGCttcttttttttggttaattgaGAACTCTTTTGACAGGACATGCTAATTGCCATTTTCTTAAGGAGAACTGTTAAAGATCTAATACATATAAAtctgctttttttatttttttctatatttgggGCCAAAATTGACCGTCAATAACAAGCTATCTTACAGTATGGAAGAAATGATTGAGCAGCATTCAAAAGCACAGGAGACACCTCTTTGACTGGTCTTATCTCCTGCAAAATGAGGCATTTAAATGATATACTCTCATTCCAAATTGCCAGagaaaaaaggggggggggaggCGAAGGAATGAAATGGCAATTGACTACAAAATCTAAATTTTCTAAGGAAAGAGAAAGAAGTAACGAGCACCTGAATACATTTTGCATCACTTTGAAACCCTGAAATCACTAACTGACATATTATCTTTAGACAAAACAACCATCTTTCACATGTTAGATAAAGGTCATCATGATGCTGCTCCACAGCACTAGAACCATAGCTCTGACTGATTGTAGAAAAACCATGCAATATTGTTTGTATATCACTTTGCCAAAGACGCCAGCAAAACTCAAATAAATGGGAGGATATCTGCCAAGAAAGTTTCCAAGTCAGAGTCTTCCAGTCTATAGAACAGAactataatttgaaaattaagtaaTTTGATCCTAAACTGGGTAGACGATAATATCTGAGAGAAGACTGGAGCACAGAAATGAAGTACTAATAAGACAGAATGTAGAAGCCACTAACTACAGTACAAAATGCATATATTCGCTAGCATAAGAGTGCTTTTCAAATCAATGCTAGCCAAGCTTATGCAAACAGACAGGGTAGCATCTACCTTCATTTAAATAAGAGGGGGGCTCAAGAAATTGGAAGACTACCACATGACCTCGATTTAGGAGGAACTTATACAAAAGCAAGATGTTTCAATAACAGCATACCTCAGCAAAAGTCCTTTGGTCTGCAGTAAGACGTTTTGTGGATAATTCCTTCAAAGTTCTGAAGAGAATCATAAAAATCCTGTGCGAGGTAAGAACATCGGCTGATTGAAGCTGCTGTGCTAGAAAAGAGAACAGCTCTGGCCTAAAATCATATACCAACAAATCAATATACATCATTAGCTACAAAAGGGAATCATTTGAGAAATCCAATAATgcaggaaaaaagaaaaacatattctAGCTCAATTAAGCAGGAAAGCACAGTAATGAATACTAATCAGTCTAACGACTGAAGATATATACCATTCCCGAGGATAATCAAAACGAGCAATTTTGGAAATGAGGACCGCCAGCATTTGAGCAATCTGTATCAgggaaaaaaaaatgcaaaagacAGATATTAAAGCTCGCAAACTCAAAAGAAATTACAGGCCACCATGCCAAGAGGAATATATACCAGAAGCAACCAGTAGACAACTTAAATACAATCACATTGCAACAATCCTAAGTCCTATCCTCCATGTTATAGTTAAAAAACATTGTGCACATAAATTATTTACCAATAAAAAGATGAACTTGGGAGAAATACCTgattattttcttctcttaagTGTGATAACAATTTTTGCTTTAAATGTTGTTTCTCTTCGCTGCTTATCCCCCTGAATACAAAATTTCAGGTCATTAAGGaaacatatatatttgattttaagaaataaataaaggaaaaatagtTAAAACACTCTTTATCAGCTTGTAGGGCTGGATTTGCTACGAAAAGAAGGCAAATGCAGTTTCGGATGAGTTAAAATGAAAAGTAAACCCTCAAATTTGAAGTTCGTACTCATATATGAATCAAATGCATGAAAGACTAGCGTATATCTTACGAGGAATCGCGTCTCTTTCTCCAATACCGATTAATACTGTTCTTGAAATATACAGAGGCCATCAATCGAATATCTACTTGAGATACTAAATCTTTCGCTGTAATCACTTCCTAAAAGAACCACAGAAGAAAAGTTTCCAGCTTAAATGCGCACGGATTTCAAATGCATTTTACAGAAAATGCAAAATAAGGAAAGATAATTAAATACCATGACGCAAGAGCAGAAACCAGGTCTGTTCTCGGATTGAGAGAGCGCCGCTTCGGCCGGTTTGCGAACGGACTCGTCTTGGCTCATTGAGTTGACTAGCAACGTGTATAAGGCAGGCAAATCAGCAGCCGAAAGCGCCATCGGTAACTCTTAACAATCTCCCTAACCCTCTCGTGTTAACTATGAGAAACAAGCAGAGTCGAGTTAGCAAGTTGGATCGGCGAATCGTGAGATTTACGAGAAAAGATTCTGGCGCGGCGACTGAGGCTTGGACATCCACATGGATGATGGACGTTTTGAGGTTCTTAACGGTGTCGTTTTTCAGCTTTTCTATTTGACGATGGAAATGCCTGGAATGATGTGGGGTCGAGGCAAAGAACAGAGTATGTGATTGAGACGGTGTTGGTCGTCTTTACGGCCTCTCCGGCAGATATATTAATATATCAagcttaaataaaaacaaatggtGAATTCCTGGCTTTGGTCCCTTTACTATGTTCGAATTTATGATCTAGTTACCGTACTTTAATTTGGCATAATTCCATCCTACCacttttataatatcataaattaatttgaATAGTTAACCATGTTAATTCATTTAAAATGatcatgtattttttttctttaaaaaaatttcttgtaATCAATGTTTCTAGAATCAAACTAGTGGTTGAATTTGTCAAGCTATTGGTTTGTTGGTTCGATCGGTtcgataaaattattaaaaatttaaaaataaaaacaatagttTCAAAAACCAGCTCAATTGATTTTTTAGTTGATTCAATCGGTTTATATCGACTCTCGATCcaatcatttcaatatcatttTCCAGATCGATAGCCCGACCGGCCCAATCCAATTCAAACATCATTACTTCCAACTCATCAGGTTGACATGTATTCTTGATGTTGAAATaagtttttttaagaaaaatttatatcaaaattttaattgaaatagttaacGATGTTAATTTTTTGActaactaataaaattataaaaattgaggccaaattttaccaaaataaagcGTAAGGACTAAATCCAAAAGTTGATCATAATAAAAGGATCCAAAATAGAATTATACCAAAAGTTCGGAATTTCCATAGGGTGTGAAATAGTGTCATCTACTATGCATCGCCTCAGGTCACATGGTAATAAATAAAAGGAGtagtgaaattaaattaaaataatatttcataaaactatttttaaaactaaaaatgttGGACTGTAAAATAAGTGATGAAATTTGAAACATTAATACACATTGGAAGCAAACTCCTATGTTACTGAAGTGTAAGTGCTTGTCCAATGCTGTAAGTAACTTCAACTTCCAGCAATAATTTTGTGTCTGAAATTTATGCCTCCTCCGGTTTATGCTATCAAAGGTAGGTGAAAGAGTGGAATAGTTTAACCCAAAAGGGagaataaaagataaataatccatattttatgttttgtggGTCCAAATGATTACACAAATGCCCCTAACCATTTACTTTTTGAGTAAGCAAGTCCGGACTCAATTGAATggacttaattatttaattaggtgcatCTGTTTCTCTTTTGAGATGGGGATCTCCATTTTGTTTGATTATATATTCAAACTTTCTCTATAAcatattcatttgtttatttgtattttttctgttctttttttcaATATTGTATCTGTGAACGTATCATTTTTCTATTGAGTCTGGTACCATTTTGTTTAGGTgtatcatttcatatttatcactattttttaaaaacattatatatatatatgtacggttgagattaaataaatcttaaatataaaatattcatcaactacataaaatattctttaataaaCTTTACAAATACAATTCATCATTAAACAagccaaaaataaataagaaaatttttattgcataaattaaataataagatcatcccataaaatgcatataataatCCACAATTcaataaatccaaaataaataataaaaatttaaaattattttttgtactAGCCGATACACCATATTCCAACTAGTATGAGCGAAATCAATTAGTACACACTGATATGCCCAGTACTAACTAGAATTTGCATTGAAATGGAAGCTAGAGTGTGTTGTTCCAATTTACTACCAAAACGGAGCATTGCGTCCAATACAAACAGTATCAGAACAGAATTAACTACCTCTTACACACCTATAACAACATTTAGATGTTATAAAAAGATAATTGTTATAAAACTATTTTTCTTCAACTTATAGAAAGTAAAACtacatttaaattaaaacttgcaattatatttatattttattataaattaaatgaaaCTATTTAGACACtagcataataattttttaaaaaacatttaaatttttttttacaatgtttAGTATATTTTTAGTCATAATCCCTTTTGACCcgtaaattaaaagaaaaatacattTCAACGCACTGAAACACACGTCCTTGTGATTGTTACAAAAGCAACAATGCCAACTAAGTTAAGGCTCATTCAACCTTTAAAGAAGTTTTTAATGGTAACTCGTTTGGTAGATTTCATTCTCTTAGTACCAAATAACACTTATATTGATGAAGAATTTGATCTATGTTTTGAGTAAGAGGAAACTCAATGGCTTTATCTTTAAGGCTACCTAAAAGCTAAATAgtgaaattttaattgatatatttaatgtCACTTATTAAAGATtatgtttatttaataaaatatacttaATAGGCTTATTTCTATGGAGTAGCTATAACTTTACTTAAATTTTGAGATAATaggttaatttaataaatatgtatttcATAATTATGATTGTTGTTGTTATAAGTAATTAAAAAGTTGCTATAgaggattaaaataaaatattaaaaaacaattctattaaaaatatagttGCCATAATGAAATGTTATAGAAAGTGATTGTTATAAAGTGTGTTGAGTGTACAATATACATTGTGTCCTCGATATGTTTCGTAATAACTATGTATCAAATCATAAAGTTTACTCAATCATGTTACTCCAATGATGTGAGCGAAAGGAATTATTTtgagcaaattttttttttaaatttattcaacaATGATTATTTTTGGAGTGATAAAGAACTTGTATTTAAATCTTATTAACACGGGTTCAATCCAAAGGCGGAGCTAAGGGGCTGGCAGGGGCCCCaaccccctaaaatgaaaattttaatttttagccccttcataatttataaaattttaaattagtatatgataaaattgcactttacccccaaaatgataaaaatttaattcaatcctttaaaaattatagagacataagctattaaaattgtgaaattgcttATTTGCTATCGTAGAAATTTGCAACTTAATTCTATCcgcttaaaaaaaatttctagcttcAACCTCGGTTCAATCCTTAGGTATAGATAAAAGTGTTAGGATCTAATGCCCTTAGTGTAGTGATATCATCAAATGCATTTGTAATTTTCTGAACAAATTGgcttaataaaatttcatcatttgcaTTAAATATCTTTTGTACAATGTCCTCAATGATTTTTCGGCACTCAAAGCAAAAtttaagcaaatattagctcactgatTATCTAGCGTTTAAAGTGGCATGATGTGGTTGGATCATAATGCGAGAAGACGACTTATATTACTAGATAATCTAAATGGTTCATAGTCTAATTGAATTCAAGCAAGTCGAAAAGACTATtgtgtcatctatcaagtctaaaTGGGAGATACCTTGTTTCAGGTATTGGAGCGAATGACTCCAAGAAAATAAGACATAAATGCGGTTAACTGACAGAATATCAAATAGGACCAAAGTAGAAAAACcctagatccatttatggatttattcacttgtgacattcatagtgtgatttgtatactttgatgtattaaAAGTCTGGGTTCAATTGGTAATAGAGTTAAAAGCTACTATATTGAATATACACTTCTACATGACATAGCTTCacttacaatagtggaattcatatccCAATAAAAAGcaaatgatatcttctcattgaCATTACAAGATAAATGGAAAAGTAACAAGACTAAAGGCCATATGTCTAGGagaaatgatttaattattatgtgTTAATAATTAACTTTTTCATGAAAGTATTTGTAATtgttactatgagataaaataacATCACATTTGGTGAGTAGATTTCacccaaagagattaagaatatcctatgagggtaacgcacatataacaaggtcattggacgagcatttGATAAGTAGTTTTCCTAATGGTATATAATAATGGAGAATTTGGTCACGGTACTTTAATAAAATGACTCCAAAcctaaataatgttataattaatagacgaaaagTTAGATTTTAATTGCAAATTATTTGagctctaattatatatgtctaattgGTTCCTTTGTTAGTGTAGTGCAACTTTGAACGGTTTGCAATTGAATCAATACGATGAAGGAATGAAAACGAGTTAGAAAAATAGATCTCATGTATAGCTATTCGTAGTGAATGAGTTTTCTCGCCATATGAAAGAGATGACATAAAGATTGaattaatttctttgaattattaattaattgattgtgattaaataattgaagttcaaaatgaaaattaaattaagttcaaaatgaaaattaaattaagtcatcATAGTTTAGTGAACAAGCTAATTAAATTCATTTACTTATATATTCTAGTACAAtaaagtcatcatgattttaacaaaattagaattagattaataaaataatttgattaaaaaattaactaaatttgttttaattaattaaataaatatatttttgagaaatagaaaacaaaattaTTAGGTTGGTAAGTTGTATGACTTGACTTAAAGActagataatatatataattaatatacatTACAATAGACAGACCTAGTGGCCTATTTGAGTAGCAAGAGGCAGCAACCCTAATTCCAATAAGGGGATGTCACCGCCTCATGTATTTCCATTAGGGAATATACATATTTTCCTATTAAAATAATGCCATTTATTTAGTGTTTATTCAATTGAGgctcttctaatttttttttaaataaagactATTGGCTAGGTAAAAGATACATCACTTAAGCATCAATAGTCTGTCAGAATCTAGTGTGATTTATTTCCcaaacaaattatatattttaagagAGTTCATCTTTTGGTTTCTAGCCTTTGAGGTTTATTAATATTCCCACCAAATATCA from Gossypium hirsutum isolate 1008001.06 chromosome A04, Gossypium_hirsutum_v2.1, whole genome shotgun sequence includes:
- the LOC107931263 gene encoding importin-11, coding for MALSAADLPALYTLLVNSMSQDESVRKPAEAALSQSENRPGFCSCVMEVITAKDLVSQVDIRLMASVYFKNSINRYWRKRRDSSGISSEEKQHLKQKLLSHLREENNQIAQMLAVLISKIARFDYPREWPELFSFLAQQLQSADVLTSHRIFMILFRTLKELSTKRLTADQRTFAEISSHLFEFCWRLWQSDIQTILHGFSTISQSYGSSAVEQHHDDLYLTCERWLFCLKIICQLVISGFQSDAKCIQEIRPVKEVSPVLLNAAQSFLPYYTSFQSRHPKFWDFIKKACTKLMKVLVAIQQRHPYSFGDTCVLQPVLNFCLNKITDPEPDVLSFAQFVIKCMVMVKSVLECKEYKPSLTGRVMDENSVTLEQMKKNNSNAVAGVLTSLLPKERIVLLCNVLIRRYFVLNSSDLEEWYENSEAFHHEQDMVQWTEKLRPCAEALYIVLFENHSQLLAPIVVSILQEAMNGCPTSVTEITPGLLLKDAAYGAAAYVYYELSNYLSFKDWFDGALSLELSNDHPTMRIIHRKVALILGQWVSEIKNDTKRPVYCALIRLLQDKDLSVRLAACRSLCLHVEDASFSEKDFSDLLPVCWVSCFNLVKEVQEFDSKVQVLNLISVLLGHVNEVIPYANNLMQFFQMVWEESSGESLLQIQLLIALRNFVVALGYQSPSCYAMLLPILQKGIDINGPDELNLLEDSMLLWEATISHAPTMVPQLLAYFPCLVEILERNFDQLQVAVDITEGYIILGGREFLSMHASSVARLLDLIVGNVNDRGLLSTLPVIDILIQCFPTEVPPLISSTLQKLVVICLCGGDDKDPSKTAVKASSAAILARIWVMNTNYLVQLTSESSLSSLLQQTGVAIEDNILLCLVDIWLDKVDNVSSHQKKTFGLALSIILTLRLPQVLDKLDQILSVCTSVILGGTDDLSEEVSSGDTMSSSRIHGEDSLPSKELRRRQIKLSDPINQLSLENSVRENLQTCSALHGESFNSAMARMHPAAFAQLKQALKML